One Synechococcus sp. JA-2-3B'a(2-13) genomic window carries:
- the rplC gene encoding 50S ribosomal protein L3: protein MALGILGRKVGMTQIFSPEGLAIPVTVVQAGPCTVTQIKTQATDGYNAIQLGYLPTAEKHLTRAQRGHLTKAGVTELLRHLREFRVDQPEAYQLGQKITVEMFSPGQLVDVAGTSIGRGFAGYQKRHHFGRGPMSHGSKNHRRPGSIGAGTTPGRVFPGMRMAGRLGGGRVTTRKLQLVQVDPERDLLVIKGCVPGVEGGLLEITPAKQVGNKR from the coding sequence GTGGCACTTGGCATCCTCGGAAGAAAAGTCGGCATGACCCAGATCTTCTCTCCAGAAGGGCTGGCCATTCCGGTCACTGTCGTGCAGGCGGGGCCTTGCACCGTGACCCAGATCAAAACCCAAGCCACAGATGGCTACAACGCCATTCAGTTGGGCTACTTGCCCACTGCCGAAAAGCATCTCACGCGGGCGCAGCGGGGCCACCTCACCAAAGCGGGGGTGACAGAGCTGCTGCGCCACCTGCGGGAGTTCCGGGTTGACCAGCCAGAAGCCTACCAGTTGGGGCAGAAAATTACCGTCGAGATGTTTTCCCCCGGCCAGTTGGTGGATGTGGCAGGTACCTCCATCGGGCGAGGGTTTGCCGGCTATCAAAAGCGCCACCACTTCGGTCGTGGCCCCATGTCCCACGGCTCCAAAAACCACCGCCGACCGGGTTCCATTGGCGCCGGCACAACCCCAGGCCGCGTGTTTCCGGGGATGCGCATGGCGGGGCGGTTGGGAGGTGGCCGAGTCACCACCCGCAAATTGCAGTTGGTGCAGGTGGATCCAGAGCGGGATCTGCTGGTGATCAAGGGTTGCGTGCCCGGGGTAGAAGGAGGGCTGCTGGAGATCACCCCTGCCAAGCAGGTGGGCAACAAGCGCTAA
- the rpsC gene encoding 30S ribosomal protein S3, with product MGQKIHPTGFRLGVIKEHRSRWFADPARYPALLQEDDQIRTYLTKQLSSAGLADIQIERKADQIDLEIRAARPGVVVGRGGSSLETLRQGLQKELSALAGQSPGSRGGGERTIRINVVEVTRADAEATLLAENIAQQLERRIAFRRIVRQVIQRAQRAGVQGIKIQIAGRLNGAEIARTEWTREGRIPLHTLRADIDYAEHLAHTTFGIIGVKVWVFKGEVLPGQERHEQKFPLQQPKRRQQRRRPTFEDRSAQEA from the coding sequence ATGGGACAGAAGATCCACCCCACCGGTTTCCGCCTCGGCGTGATTAAGGAGCATCGCAGCCGCTGGTTTGCCGATCCAGCCCGCTACCCAGCCTTGTTACAGGAGGACGACCAGATTCGCACCTACCTGACCAAGCAACTGAGCAGTGCTGGTTTGGCCGATATCCAAATCGAGCGCAAAGCGGATCAAATTGACCTGGAGATCCGGGCTGCTCGCCCTGGGGTAGTTGTGGGTCGGGGCGGATCCAGCCTAGAGACTTTGCGCCAAGGTCTACAGAAAGAGCTGTCCGCGCTAGCGGGACAAAGCCCTGGTTCACGAGGTGGTGGCGAGCGAACCATTCGCATCAATGTAGTAGAGGTCACCCGTGCCGATGCCGAGGCGACCTTGTTGGCGGAAAACATTGCCCAACAGTTGGAACGGCGGATTGCCTTTCGCCGCATCGTGCGCCAGGTGATCCAACGGGCCCAGCGGGCAGGTGTACAAGGGATCAAAATCCAAATTGCCGGGCGTCTGAACGGGGCCGAGATTGCCCGCACCGAATGGACGCGGGAGGGGCGGATCCCTTTGCATACTTTGCGGGCCGACATCGACTACGCCGAGCACCTCGCCCACACCACTTTCGGCATCATCGGGGTCAAGGTCTGGGTCTTCAAAGGGGAAGTTCTGCCCGGGCAGGAACGCCACGAACAGAAGTTTCCCCTGCAACAGCCCAAACGTCGGCAGCAGCGGAGGCGGCCCACCTTTGAAGATCGCTCGGCTCAGGAGGCCTGA
- the rpsS gene encoding 30S ribosomal protein S19, which yields MGRSLKKGPFVDAKLLLKVEKMNERNEKHLIKTWSRASTILPVMIGHTIAVHNGKQHVPIYITDQMVGHKLGEFVPTRTFRGHAGSDKKAARR from the coding sequence ATGGGACGTTCGCTGAAAAAAGGCCCCTTTGTGGATGCCAAGCTGCTTCTCAAGGTGGAGAAGATGAACGAGCGCAACGAGAAACACCTGATCAAGACTTGGTCGCGGGCCAGCACCATCTTGCCCGTCATGATCGGTCACACCATCGCTGTTCACAACGGCAAGCAACATGTGCCCATCTACATCACTGACCAGATGGTGGGTCACAAGCTGGGGGAATTCGTTCCCACCCGTACCTTCCGCGGTCACGCGGGGAGCGACAAAAAAGCCGCTCGCCGTTGA
- the rplN gene encoding 50S ribosomal protein L14, protein MIQQQTMLTVADNTGARKMMCIRVLGSSGRRYASLGDVIIGVVKDALPNMPVKKSDVVKAVVIRTVDTVRRPDGMCIRFDDNAAVIINNDGNPRGTRVFGPVARELREKNFTKIISLAPEVL, encoded by the coding sequence ATGATTCAGCAGCAAACTATGCTGACGGTGGCCGACAACACCGGTGCTCGCAAGATGATGTGTATTCGCGTGCTGGGCAGCAGTGGCCGTCGCTACGCCAGCTTGGGCGATGTGATCATTGGTGTCGTCAAGGATGCCCTGCCCAACATGCCCGTCAAAAAATCCGATGTTGTCAAGGCCGTTGTTATCCGCACCGTCGATACGGTACGTCGCCCTGACGGCATGTGCATCCGCTTCGACGACAACGCCGCCGTGATCATCAACAATGATGGCAATCCCCGTGGAACTCGTGTTTTCGGCCCTGTAGCCCGCGAGCTGCGGGAGAAAAACTTCACCAAGATCATCTCCCTTGCCCCGGAGGTACTCTGA
- the rpmC gene encoding 50S ribosomal protein L29 translates to MPMPKIADARALSDEELSNEIYAVKKELFELRLQQATRQLNQPHLIRLRKHKLAQLLTVEGERKRGKRPTKEE, encoded by the coding sequence ATGCCCATGCCCAAAATTGCTGATGCCCGTGCTTTATCGGACGAAGAGCTGAGCAACGAAATCTACGCCGTCAAGAAAGAGCTGTTTGAGCTGCGTTTGCAGCAGGCCACGCGGCAGTTGAACCAGCCCCATCTCATCCGGCTGCGCAAACACAAGCTGGCGCAACTACTAACCGTGGAGGGAGAGCGTAAGCGGGGCAAACGCCCAACCAAGGAGGAGTAA
- a CDS encoding IS5-like element ISSoc13 family transposase (programmed frameshift): MKLVFLDENKWQKILAFLQTEERVNIGKEANCKQFIEAVLWIARSGAPWRYLPEGYGKWYTIYQRFHRWSRFGVWERMFKYFIDDPDLEHLIIDSTMVRAHSCAAGKKGEQALGRSRGGYSTKIHVSVDGLGNPLELRITGGEKSDITQGEELIEGWQRKDTKVIGDKGYDADKLIEKIGEAQAVIPPKRNRKTQRHYDKHLYKERHLIECFFHKLKQYRHLFSRFDKLARNFLSFLYLVSALFWLK, encoded by the exons ATGAAGTTGGTTTTTTTAGATGAAAACAAATGGCAGAAGATATTGGCTTTTTTACAGACAGAAGAGAGAGTTAACATTGGGAAAGAAGCAAACTGCAAACAGTTTATTGAAGCAGTTCTTTGGATAGCCCGTTCCGGTGCTCCTTGGCGCTACCTCCCAGAAGGATATGGCAAATGGTACACCATCTATCAAAGATTCCACCGGTGGAGTCGTTTTGGAGTGTGGGAACGGATGTTCAAGTATTTTATTGACGACCCTGATTTAGAGCATCTCATTATTGATTCAACCATGGTTCGAGCGCACTCCTGTGCTGCCGGAA AAAAAGGGGAGCAAGCTTTGGGGAGAAGCCGAGGCGGATACAGCACCAAGATTCATGTGAGTGTAGATGGGTTGGGAAATCCGCTGGAATTGAGAATAACTGGCGGGGAAAAGAGCGATATTACTCAAGGGGAAGAATTGATAGAGGGCTGGCAGAGAAAGGATACCAAAGTAATTGGGGATAAAGGATATGATGCGGATAAGTTGATTGAGAAGATAGGGGAAGCTCAAGCGGTTATTCCGCCTAAAAGGAATAGAAAGACGCAGCGGCATTATGACAAGCATCTGTATAAAGAGAGGCATTTAATCGAATGCTTTTTTCATAAGTTAAAGCAGTACCGGCATCTATTTTCTCGTTTTGACAAATTGGCCAGGAACTTCTTGAGTTTTCTCTATCTCGTCAGTGCTCTCTTTTGGCTCAAATGA
- the rplP gene encoding 50S ribosomal protein L16 — MLSPKRTKYRKQQRGRMKGKATRGNRINFGEYGLVALEPAWITARQIEASRRAMTRYVRRGGQIWIRIFPDKPVTQRAAETRMGSGKGNPEYWVCVVKPGRILFEMGGVAEPIAREAMRLAAQKLPIKVKFVTKADFEKPEPAQATASEVATSSV; from the coding sequence ATGTTAAGCCCCAAACGCACCAAGTACCGCAAGCAACAGCGCGGGCGCATGAAAGGCAAAGCGACCCGTGGCAACCGTATCAACTTTGGGGAATACGGCCTTGTGGCCCTAGAACCCGCCTGGATTACAGCTCGACAGATCGAGGCCAGCCGTCGAGCCATGACCCGCTATGTTCGGCGGGGCGGCCAAATCTGGATTCGCATCTTTCCCGACAAGCCCGTTACTCAGCGAGCCGCGGAAACCCGCATGGGATCCGGCAAAGGCAACCCTGAGTACTGGGTTTGTGTCGTCAAGCCGGGCCGTATCCTCTTCGAAATGGGGGGAGTGGCAGAGCCCATCGCCCGCGAGGCCATGCGCCTTGCCGCCCAGAAGCTGCCCATTAAGGTCAAGTTTGTAACCAAAGCCGACTTTGAAAAGCCAGAGCCCGCCCAGGCAACGGCTTCAGAGGTGGCCACCAGCAGTGTATGA
- a CDS encoding tetratricopeptide repeat protein, protein MNPATPPAAPSSRRFPLRRVAMVALTAGFLAGLGAGGYALLQRLRLQMHRDLIFYRYTVFSEFGYGGSPAFDPGQSDRWFPLTYPVLARWGGSADPSRRSYAFYTLQSHGLPYSRWWLEDRLRQNSAQFFAPAALFGGYDYSSGQEIAPQYELFGLDRPESVQRLTELALAGIQADSPEWSFNLNWLNSLLTQEEFPLRDRVYRALLPALESSSPQRAKKLLSALPYEEERIPSWALSQVQAVRQRVAGNVSPYTDVYGRAGQVLILEQPTVQTVRPLYEDLPPPSRHFFLLQIADPETLPPAAQVLLRSVVGDDADPQRFLAAALLYLKGDPSGEPLLQKALNEDFASLHGIDDHLVLLQLAEAFPNSRFTQACREYARIRGGSYFGHSLYNPETGEPIPRPFPPAEEETLWRTWLTVYPNHPGADDALFWLTRTLEWQGKREEALVLLANWLADPFGDGDMRYVLRRRLLLLLDSGATPSELQAFLDRHGEHPLAAAVRYALAVRFAREHRYDLALQLTENLALDAVLDRYPLLDGGYWLDDWDPVPASRTPLQPKIQAQRERWRQLSRWQAQSTPQQRYQLAAHWAAADGWRNGYLWLFNQTRAGGLSGDADGSAPPQPASSSSLSDYQRANHHAVAAELLGSVLADPTAPAHLQEESLYRQVLILYRQYTTYPPEETAAIYPLPGFPPEVTEDTSLFDTSLPDYVDPGSLSYSYFLEAKALQDGYARQAIYAGNELLNRFPQSRHAGDVLMALYGLTGDVAFLGRLLTQFPDSERALEAALELGPVSH, encoded by the coding sequence GTGAATCCAGCTACCCCTCCTGCTGCGCCCTCGTCCCGCCGCTTTCCCCTTCGTCGCGTAGCAATGGTGGCCCTCACTGCCGGCTTCTTGGCGGGGTTAGGAGCGGGGGGCTATGCCTTACTGCAGCGGCTACGGCTGCAGATGCACCGGGATCTGATCTTCTATCGGTACACCGTCTTTTCTGAGTTTGGCTATGGAGGCTCGCCAGCGTTCGATCCCGGCCAAAGTGATCGCTGGTTTCCTCTTACCTATCCGGTGTTGGCCCGCTGGGGGGGATCCGCCGACCCGAGCCGCCGCAGCTACGCCTTCTACACCTTGCAAAGCCATGGCCTGCCCTACAGCCGTTGGTGGTTGGAGGATCGGCTGCGGCAAAATTCGGCTCAGTTTTTCGCCCCAGCAGCTTTGTTCGGGGGCTATGACTACTCAAGCGGGCAGGAGATTGCGCCTCAATACGAGCTGTTTGGGCTGGATCGGCCAGAGTCGGTGCAGCGCCTCACCGAGCTGGCCTTGGCCGGGATCCAAGCCGATAGCCCCGAGTGGAGTTTTAATCTCAACTGGCTCAACAGCTTGCTGACCCAAGAAGAATTTCCCTTGCGAGATCGGGTCTACAGAGCGCTGCTCCCCGCCTTGGAAAGCAGCTCTCCGCAGCGGGCAAAGAAACTCTTGAGCGCCTTGCCCTACGAGGAGGAAAGGATCCCCTCTTGGGCGCTGTCGCAGGTGCAGGCGGTGCGGCAGCGGGTTGCGGGGAATGTTTCTCCATACACTGATGTTTATGGGCGTGCCGGCCAAGTGTTGATCCTAGAACAGCCGACGGTGCAAACGGTGCGCCCTTTGTACGAAGATTTACCGCCCCCATCCCGACACTTTTTTCTGCTGCAGATAGCGGATCCAGAAACTCTCCCCCCTGCCGCTCAGGTGTTGCTGCGCAGCGTGGTGGGCGATGATGCTGACCCGCAGCGGTTTTTGGCGGCGGCTCTTCTCTACTTAAAAGGGGATCCCAGCGGGGAGCCGCTGCTGCAGAAGGCTCTCAACGAGGACTTTGCCTCTCTTCACGGCATCGACGACCACCTGGTTTTGCTGCAGTTGGCAGAAGCTTTTCCCAATTCCCGCTTTACGCAAGCTTGCCGGGAATACGCCCGCATTCGGGGGGGCAGCTATTTTGGCCATTCCCTCTACAACCCCGAGACCGGCGAACCGATCCCGCGGCCTTTCCCCCCGGCAGAGGAAGAGACCCTTTGGCGGACTTGGCTGACCGTCTACCCGAATCATCCCGGTGCCGACGATGCCCTCTTCTGGCTGACACGCACCTTGGAGTGGCAGGGCAAAAGGGAAGAAGCACTGGTCCTTTTGGCCAATTGGCTGGCGGATCCCTTCGGCGATGGAGACATGCGCTACGTCTTGCGCCGCCGCCTGCTTTTGCTCTTAGACAGCGGTGCAACCCCCAGCGAGTTGCAAGCTTTTCTCGACCGCCACGGCGAGCATCCTCTGGCCGCCGCCGTCCGCTATGCTCTGGCGGTTCGCTTCGCCCGCGAACACCGCTACGACCTAGCCCTGCAGCTGACGGAAAATCTGGCTTTGGATGCTGTGTTGGATCGCTACCCCTTGCTGGATGGCGGCTACTGGCTGGACGACTGGGATCCCGTGCCCGCCAGCCGCACCCCTCTGCAACCGAAAATCCAGGCCCAACGAGAACGCTGGCGCCAATTGAGCCGTTGGCAAGCCCAATCCACTCCCCAACAACGCTATCAACTGGCCGCCCACTGGGCCGCTGCCGACGGTTGGCGCAATGGGTACCTGTGGCTGTTTAACCAAACCCGTGCCGGTGGCCTGAGTGGGGATGCTGATGGAAGCGCGCCGCCGCAACCAGCTTCCTCCAGTTCTCTATCGGACTATCAGCGGGCCAATCACCATGCTGTAGCAGCAGAGTTACTCGGCTCTGTGCTGGCGGATCCCACCGCCCCTGCCCATCTTCAGGAAGAAAGCCTGTACCGGCAGGTGCTGATCCTCTACCGCCAGTACACCACCTACCCTCCCGAGGAAACGGCAGCCATCTATCCGCTGCCGGGCTTCCCCCCAGAAGTGACAGAAGATACCAGCTTGTTCGACACGTCACTGCCGGACTACGTGGATCCTGGCAGCCTCAGCTACAGCTACTTTCTGGAAGCCAAAGCCCTGCAGGATGGCTATGCCCGCCAGGCGATCTACGCCGGCAATGAGCTGCTGAACCGCTTCCCCCAGAGCCGCCATGCTGGGGATGTGCTCATGGCTCTGTACGGCCTGACGGGAGATGTCGCCTTCCTAGGACGGCTGCTGACGCAGTTTCCTGATAGCGAGCGCGCTCTGGAGGCAGCGCTTGAGCTGGGGCCCGTCAGCCACTGA
- the rplV gene encoding 50S ribosomal protein L22 yields the protein MADSSPEVKAVARYIRMSPFKVRRVLDQIRGRTYADALILLEFMPYAACEPVRKVLRSAVANAEHNNGLDPRDLVISQAYADQGPVLKRFRPRAQGRAYPIRKRTCHITIAVRPIEEAEAATAS from the coding sequence ATGGCCGATTCATCCCCTGAGGTTAAAGCGGTAGCCCGCTATATCCGCATGTCCCCCTTTAAAGTGCGGCGGGTGTTGGATCAGATCCGTGGGCGCACCTATGCCGATGCCCTGATTCTTTTGGAGTTCATGCCCTACGCTGCCTGTGAGCCGGTTCGTAAGGTGCTGCGCTCGGCGGTGGCCAACGCAGAGCACAACAACGGCTTGGATCCCCGGGATCTGGTGATCAGCCAGGCCTATGCTGATCAGGGGCCCGTCCTGAAACGGTTTCGCCCCCGCGCCCAAGGGCGGGCCTACCCCATTCGCAAGCGCACCTGTCACATCACCATCGCCGTCCGGCCCATAGAGGAAGCTGAAGCGGCGACGGCCTCTTAA
- a CDS encoding 50S ribosomal protein L23 encodes MTESKRILADVLLRPVITEKATALMEQRKYVFEVLPTATKPLIRAAVEEMFRVRVTSVNTLKPPRKQRRVGRFVGYRTRPKRAIVTLAEGDSITLFPDT; translated from the coding sequence ATGACTGAGAGCAAGCGGATCCTGGCCGACGTCCTGTTGCGCCCCGTCATCACCGAAAAGGCAACCGCCTTGATGGAGCAGCGCAAATATGTCTTTGAAGTGCTGCCCACCGCCACCAAGCCGCTCATCCGAGCTGCCGTCGAAGAAATGTTCCGCGTGCGAGTTACTTCCGTCAACACCCTGAAGCCCCCGCGCAAGCAGCGGCGGGTGGGCCGCTTCGTTGGCTATCGCACCCGTCCCAAGCGAGCCATTGTGACCTTGGCCGAGGGAGATTCCATTACCCTCTTCCCGGACACCTAA
- the rplB gene encoding 50S ribosomal protein L2, with translation MGIRTLRPYTPSTRHMTVSDFEELSRDENGKRPRPEKSLLQFIHRKKGRNNRGVITCRHRGGGHKRLYRIIDFRRDKRGIPGTVKTVEYDPNRSAHICLVEYEDGEKRYILAPRNLQVGSTIMAGPEAPFEIGNAMPLERIPLGTVVHNVELYPGRGGQMVRAAGAGAQVVAREGKYVSLKLPSGEVRMIRGECYATIGQLGNVDHNNISLGKAGRSRWLGRRPKVRGSVMNPVDHPHGGGEGRAPIGRSTPVTPWGKPTLGYKTRKRNKPSNKFIVRGRRRGGRRDKGGRAAQ, from the coding sequence ATGGGCATTCGTACTCTCCGACCTTACACCCCCAGCACCCGTCACATGACGGTCTCTGACTTCGAGGAGCTGTCCCGTGACGAGAACGGCAAGCGGCCCAGACCGGAAAAGTCGCTGCTGCAATTTATTCACCGCAAGAAAGGGCGCAACAACCGTGGCGTCATCACCTGCCGGCACCGCGGTGGTGGCCACAAGCGGCTTTACCGCATCATCGACTTCCGTCGCGACAAGCGGGGGATCCCGGGGACCGTCAAAACCGTCGAGTACGATCCCAACCGTAGCGCCCACATCTGCCTGGTGGAATACGAAGACGGCGAGAAACGCTACATCCTCGCTCCCCGCAACCTACAGGTGGGATCCACCATCATGGCCGGGCCAGAGGCCCCCTTTGAGATCGGCAATGCCATGCCCCTGGAGCGGATCCCCTTGGGAACGGTGGTTCACAATGTGGAGCTGTATCCCGGTCGCGGCGGGCAGATGGTTCGCGCCGCTGGGGCTGGCGCTCAAGTGGTGGCCAGAGAAGGCAAATATGTCTCCCTCAAGCTGCCCTCCGGCGAAGTCCGCATGATCCGCGGCGAGTGCTACGCCACCATCGGCCAACTGGGCAACGTTGACCACAACAACATCAGCCTGGGCAAGGCGGGTCGTAGCCGTTGGTTGGGGCGCCGTCCCAAGGTGCGTGGCTCGGTGATGAACCCTGTGGATCATCCCCATGGCGGCGGGGAAGGGCGAGCCCCCATAGGCCGCAGTACCCCTGTCACCCCTTGGGGCAAGCCCACCCTGGGGTACAAGACCCGCAAACGCAACAAGCCCAGCAACAAATTCATCGTGCGCGGTCGCCGTCGCGGAGGCCGCCGGGACAAGGGCGGAAGGGCTGCTCAGTAG
- the cobO gene encoding cob(I)yrinic acid a,c-diamide adenosyltransferase yields the protein MAQPALSGWPAPASGSQPLSTTELEDACDSGAESSPGAEADPNWRHRQRMQKRQQIQRQRLSGMRDDKGLIIVHTGQGKGKTTAAFGMIFRALGQGLSVGVVQFIKGAWDPGEAKLLRKLAEHPELGLGKIAFYAMGEGFTWETQDRERDIAHAQAAWEKGRELFTSGEFQLVLLDEINVALKLGYLSPDRVLAGLAEKPERVHLILTGRGAPAALIDRADLVTEMTLVKHPFRDQGIKAQIGIEF from the coding sequence ATGGCCCAACCCGCCCTGTCTGGCTGGCCTGCACCGGCTTCCGGATCCCAACCCCTCTCGACAACAGAACTTGAGGACGCTTGCGATAGCGGTGCGGAGTCTTCACCGGGCGCAGAGGCCGACCCAAACTGGCGGCATCGCCAAAGAATGCAAAAACGCCAGCAGATCCAGCGGCAGCGTCTGTCGGGCATGCGAGATGACAAGGGCTTGATCATCGTACACACCGGGCAGGGCAAGGGAAAGACCACGGCTGCCTTTGGCATGATCTTCCGCGCCCTCGGCCAGGGATTGTCGGTGGGGGTGGTGCAATTTATCAAGGGGGCCTGGGATCCGGGGGAAGCCAAGCTGTTGCGAAAGTTGGCCGAGCATCCAGAGCTGGGCCTGGGGAAAATAGCTTTTTACGCCATGGGAGAGGGCTTTACCTGGGAAACCCAAGACCGGGAGCGAGACATCGCCCATGCACAGGCGGCCTGGGAAAAGGGGCGGGAGCTGTTCACCAGCGGGGAGTTTCAGTTGGTGCTTCTGGATGAGATCAATGTCGCCCTCAAGTTGGGATATCTCTCGCCGGACAGGGTGTTGGCCGGGCTAGCGGAGAAACCGGAGCGGGTTCACCTGATCTTGACGGGGCGGGGCGCGCCGGCAGCGTTGATCGACCGAGCCGATCTGGTGACGGAGATGACTTTGGTCAAGCATCCCTTCCGTGACCAGGGGATCAAGGCGCAAATCGGCATCGAGTTCTAA
- the metK gene encoding methionine adenosyltransferase, translated as MSKSFLFSSESVTEGHPDKICDQISDAIVDALLTADPLSRVAAEVVVNTGLVLLTGEITSQAQVNFTRLVRDKVAEIGYTDAKNGFCAESCAVLVAFDEQSPDIAQGVNMALESRGSQEDQFDLVGAGDQGLMFGFACDETPELMPLPISLAHRLSRQLATVRKNGTLPYLRPDGKTQVTVAYEEGRPVGIHTLLISTQHTPTIGAITEEAAVQERIRADLWEAVVTPVFAELPIKPDSHTRFLTNPTGKFVIGGPQGDAGLTGRKIIVDTYGGYSRHGGGAFSGKDPTKVDRSAAYAARYVAKNIVAAGLAQKCEVQVSYAIGVARPINILVETFGTGRIPDEELLRLVQRHFDLRPAAILAQFQLRELPRQRGGRFYQNVAVYGHFGQTHLDLPWERTDKAALLREEALAKATALLA; from the coding sequence TTGTCCAAGTCGTTTTTGTTTTCCTCGGAGTCGGTGACGGAGGGGCACCCCGACAAAATCTGCGATCAGATCTCCGATGCCATCGTGGATGCCCTCTTGACGGCGGATCCCCTCAGTCGGGTGGCCGCCGAGGTGGTGGTCAATACGGGCCTGGTTCTGTTGACCGGGGAGATTACCTCACAAGCGCAGGTCAACTTCACCCGTCTGGTGCGGGACAAGGTGGCCGAAATTGGCTATACCGATGCCAAGAATGGGTTTTGTGCAGAAAGCTGCGCGGTGTTGGTGGCTTTCGATGAGCAATCTCCCGATATTGCCCAAGGGGTGAACATGGCCCTGGAAAGTCGCGGCTCCCAGGAAGATCAATTCGACTTGGTCGGGGCCGGGGATCAGGGGTTGATGTTTGGCTTTGCCTGCGATGAAACTCCCGAGTTGATGCCCTTGCCCATTAGCTTGGCCCACCGCCTCAGCCGCCAGTTGGCCACGGTTCGCAAAAACGGCACCCTGCCCTATCTGCGCCCGGATGGCAAAACGCAGGTGACTGTGGCCTATGAGGAAGGTCGCCCGGTGGGCATTCACACCCTGCTCATCTCCACCCAGCACACACCCACGATTGGCGCCATTACGGAAGAGGCGGCGGTGCAAGAGCGGATCCGCGCCGATCTCTGGGAGGCAGTGGTCACGCCGGTGTTTGCCGAGCTGCCCATCAAGCCGGATAGCCACACCCGCTTCCTCACCAATCCCACCGGCAAGTTTGTCATCGGCGGCCCTCAGGGAGATGCGGGCCTGACCGGACGCAAGATCATCGTCGATACCTACGGCGGCTATTCTCGCCATGGGGGTGGGGCCTTCTCCGGCAAGGATCCCACCAAGGTGGATCGCAGCGCTGCCTATGCGGCTCGTTACGTGGCCAAGAACATCGTGGCAGCTGGCTTGGCGCAAAAATGTGAAGTGCAGGTGAGCTACGCCATTGGGGTAGCCCGCCCCATCAACATTTTGGTGGAAACCTTTGGCACAGGGCGCATCCCCGACGAAGAGCTGTTGCGGCTGGTGCAGCGCCACTTCGATCTGAGGCCGGCAGCCATTTTGGCCCAGTTCCAACTGCGGGAGCTGCCCCGCCAACGGGGGGGACGCTTCTACCAAAATGTAGCGGTCTATGGTCACTTCGGGCAAACTCACCTGGATCTGCCCTGGGAGCGCACCGATAAAGCCGCTCTGCTGCGGGAGGAGGCTCTTGCCAAGGCGACTGCCCTCTTGGCCTAA
- a CDS encoding MogA/MoaB family molybdenum cofactor biosynthesis protein, translating into MTFPLDCDSGAEHIFAALPCGVITVSDTRTPETDHSGQFICTALQESGHRVERYCILRDEPQLIREQVQDWAGSLPVILLNGGTGIAPRDTTYDAIEALLEKTLPGFGEIFRQLSYAQIGSRAIASRAIAGIHGKCLIFSMPGSPAAVQLAMRSLILPELPHLVKQLHQGKH; encoded by the coding sequence ATGACCTTTCCCCTCGATTGCGACAGCGGTGCGGAGCACATTTTTGCCGCCTTGCCCTGTGGGGTGATCACCGTCAGCGACACGCGCACCCCTGAAACCGATCACAGCGGCCAGTTTATCTGCACAGCCCTCCAGGAGTCCGGCCACCGGGTGGAGAGATATTGCATTCTCCGAGATGAACCGCAGCTCATTCGAGAGCAGGTTCAGGATTGGGCCGGATCCCTGCCGGTGATCTTGTTGAATGGTGGCACAGGCATCGCCCCCCGCGACACCACTTACGACGCCATCGAGGCTCTCCTGGAAAAGACCTTGCCCGGCTTTGGGGAGATCTTCCGCCAGCTCAGCTATGCCCAGATTGGCAGTCGGGCCATCGCCTCTCGGGCCATCGCCGGGATCCACGGAAAGTGCTTGATCTTTTCCATGCCTGGCTCCCCAGCAGCCGTGCAACTGGCTATGCGCAGCCTGATCCTGCCGGAGCTACCCCACCTGGTTAAGCAACTGCACCAGGGCAAGCATTGA
- the rpsQ gene encoding 30S ribosomal protein S17 — protein sequence MAVREKIGIVVSNKMQKTVVVAVENRVAHPKYGKIVVKTKKFKAHDEENRCQEGDLVRITETRPLSRTKRWQVAEILREVKKL from the coding sequence ATGGCTGTTCGGGAGAAGATTGGCATTGTTGTCAGCAACAAGATGCAAAAAACGGTGGTTGTTGCTGTGGAAAATCGAGTTGCTCACCCGAAGTACGGCAAGATCGTCGTCAAGACCAAGAAGTTTAAGGCCCACGACGAGGAAAACCGCTGTCAAGAAGGGGATCTGGTGCGCATCACGGAAACCCGTCCCCTTAGCCGCACCAAGCGTTGGCAAGTTGCCGAAATCCTGAGGGAGGTGAAGAAACTATGA